One Candidatus Scalindua japonica genomic region harbors:
- a CDS encoding SDR family NAD(P)-dependent oxidoreductase: MSDSDRFDNIDGIAIIGMSCRFPGAKNVDEFWQNLRNGTESISLFSDQELKSTGVDLAALSDPAYVKAGFVLEDIELFDASFFNYSPGEAEIIDPQQRLFLECAWEALENSGYDSMSNEGPIGVYAGGSINTYLKNFVPRPELDKSLEVFQALIGNDKDYLASRVSYKLNLTGPSVTIQTACSSSLVAVHMACESLRNLECDMALAGGVRISIPQRVGYYYQEGMVFSPDGHCRAFDAKARGTAFSNGVGIVVLKRLVNALEDGDYIHAVIKGSAINNDGSFKVGFTAPSGKGQESVITESLAVADIEPETVTYIEAHGTGTELGDPIEIKSLKQVFRSTTKKKGFCAIGSVKTNIGHLEQAAGVASLIKTVLALKHKLLPPSLNFEHPNPKIDFENSPFYVNTKLSKWQSDNTARRAGVSSFGIGGTNAHVIVEEFKESRTKTLSYNSKIDSTETILLSARNEERLKEYAKSLISHLKIITKENEYKLDGQQDNILDDSVDKPTLQDIAYTLQVGRQDFEERLAVIVKSKEELIQKLDEYINNKENIEGLYRGNINTNKNKECKIGQSKEEKEFIIQLFNAQKISKIVAFWVSGSEIDWRGIYKNKDCRRVPLPTYPFARERCWLENTEFGVQSAGGGRVGLEVIHPLLHLNTSDLSGQRFSSTFTGQEFFLVDHVVRGHRVLPGVACLEMARVAVKQAAGVLEEGQVGILLKNVVWARPVTVGGQPFQVHIGLYPEENGEITYEIYSQSGAADAMPVIYSQGTAVFSAVKETPKLDLKVLQAECSQRSLSASQCYEAFRSMGMDYGPGHQGIEEVFVGSDSVLAKLSLPISVLDTQEQFVLHPSLIDSALQASIGLMIDTDDLVGAFLADVRDSSLKPTLPFALQELEILDSCTSAMWALLRPSEDTVIGNKAQKLDIDLCDDNGVICVRMKGFSLRVLTGEISDGGTHSIGPGHTTATVGTLILKPCWKEQTVPEEATAPALSEHLVILCEMGDSLKASIETQINGVRCLALQSKQKGIEERFQSYAVIVFEEIKRIISAKHKVNVLVQIVFTIQEEQQLFSGLSGLLRTARLENPTIIGQLVGVSPREVCEGIIEKLKENSRRHVDKQICYQGGKRLVATWGEVEAFPGEKVPWKDHGIYLITGGVGGLGIIFAREIIQKVKDATLVLTGRSPLDEDKQARLKALEVSGARIEYKQVDVTQKNAVAGLIQRIREDFGNLHGIIHSAGVIRNNFILKKTSDELQVVLAPKVTGLTNLDRASKNLPLDFFICFSSGVGVMGNPGQADYATANAFMDAYAKYRNHLVASKQRHGLTLSINWPLWKEGGMQVDETTEKMMKQSIGLIAMDTRVGVQALYQGLASGLSQVMVMEGELERLRATLLDQSFRTEDSETLEENKSVPAIEQELLQEKTANYLVNLLSSVIKLPAHRFEMEAPMEKYGIDSIMVMKLTIQLEKTFGSLSKTLFFEYQNIKELSRYFVESYPAKLAALLGMEGNSETATTKYNDSVTENNSVTSALTTRRRPRFASIRAPSHEEKATNALDIAIIGLSGRYPGARNINEFWKNLRDGKDCITEVPKDRWDHNLYFDEDKNKSGKTYSKWGGFLEGVDQFDPLFFNISPREAEIMDPQERLFLECVFETLEDAGYTREALGMYKSFGLRGNVGIYAGVMYEEYQLYGAEATIQGRPIALSGIPSSIANRVSYFCNFHGPSMAVDTMCSSSLTTIHLACQSLKQGDCQFAIAGGVNLSIHPNKYLLLGQSKFASSKGKCESFGQGGDGYVPGEGVGAVLLKPLSKAIADRDHIYGVIKATAINHGGKTNGYSVPNPNAQASVIGRAFKEAGIDPRTVSYMEAHGTGTSLGDPIEITGLNKAFQEYTQDKQFCAIGSAKSNIGHCESAAGICGVTKVLLQLKHRKLVPSLHSEVLNPNIDFESTPFIVQQKLAEWERPVVWTNGEAREYPRRAGISSFGAGGANAHVVVEEYVPENQEQPQIMISSQDSFIIVLSAKNEDRLNEQVVQLLAAIREQQFSDHHLVEIAYTLQVGREAMEERLAVIVGTVKELEEKLEGFIDGKEGIEYMYRGQVKRNKETLAVFEADGELQEAINKWVQRGKLSKLSDLWVKGLNFDWNKLYGDVKPNRISLPTYPFVRERYWVPETRGERSMARGEEIQRLHPLLHQNTSDFSEQRFSSTFTGQEFFLEDHVVKGRRVLPGVAYLEMARAAVTRAAGNLGEGQMVVRLKDVVWARPVTVGEQPVHVHIGLFPEEDGMVAYEIYSVPENGDEAPVVHSKGKVVLPFEGIHPERNRTTQNKNSAAAVTTLDLNSLRAECSQRTLSSSQCYKTFRAMGIDYGPGHQGIEVVYVGHNKVLAKLFLPSEVSDTADQFVLHPSLMDCALQASIGLMNGPGNSPGIKDSLKLALPFALKELEIFSSCTSTMWALIRYSDGSATGDKVQKLYIDLCDEAGKVCVRMKEFSSRVLEGDFQTNDVSKAASTETYTGPLVGSIMLTPVWDVVSVEKGQAFLSSTDKVVIVGGNKKNRSAIRQYCPQARLLEIHFKDSIDTIAKKLAVYSTIDHILWIAPHNSLESLTEETLIEEQGQGVLLCFRMVKALLLAGYGTKDLGCSFFTIQTQPVHKNDLVDPAHASIHGLIGSMAKEYPNWKVRLFDLEGGCNWPLTDIFSLPADPQGNAWIYRGGEWYRQQLISFHCDSLDQTLYKSGGVYVVVGGAGGIGEAWSEYMIRTYQARVIWIGRRQKDATIQSKLDKLAVLGPVPHYIAADATDLKALQQAYGEIKQRFSQIHGVIHSAIVLLDQSLANMEEERFQAGLSAKVDVSVRIAQVFQKEPLDFVLFFSSMIGFLKNPGQSNYASGCTFKDAFAHQLSRKWPCAVKIINWGYWGSIGIVASKVYHDRMAREGIGSIEPPEAMEALETLLAGPVDQIALLKTLGPLVMEGMNPEEHITLYPEKLLSNIQNMQKPIPKQDVQVQQIKSKVTLQTKEMDTLLSRLLWAQLLSTGLFEQKNSPIADLNTKGGMRDFYNRWLEESIAILARKNYLKLDRESCTVVDTTPMDVNAVWTEWDLKKGLWIDDPNMKAMAVLVEATLRALPEILTGKRLATDILFPNSSMELVEGIYKYNPVADYFNGALADIAVTYIQERLRQDSSAQIRILEIGAGTGGTSTMIFPKLQFFKEHIQEYCYTDISKAFLMYAEKEYGQKNPYLAYKIFDVEAPIAKQDISAGGYDIAVATNVLHATKNIRQTLRNAKAALKTNGLLLLNELSRNTLFSHLTFGLLEGWWLYEDPMLRIPGCPVLSSESWQSVLESEGFQSVMFPAREKHDLGQQIIIAESDGVVRQKRPLKLRETPVKQPSITQNKHLNLQKTKVLSKGADVTGQMIEDHVRMVIRESIAKALKMEEGQIQDDQSFAEYGVDSIIAVNLVNLISKRCNITLQTTILFDYNNVDQLLQYITQKHESTLTLFLQENVPVLEEADVGSQREEITVAQEKRHTSHRFNRKWQRNRFSPFDPSDREVQILVKSLSLNSGDIHVKDLYPDNNMPDYPLTTGFGISGTVIKTGRDVTRVKTKDAVIGLTSKILDGQSSIANVDEGMVIKKPENITFEEACTLPVDFLSIYYAFEHTEIQPGEKILILTSSVNTGLMAVHLALLKEADIYISVDSQEKLDYLKDMGVKHLINYSEDDFEKGILELTGNSKVDTIISSFEKVSTNIMNVLVDDGKFVEIK; encoded by the coding sequence ATGAGTGATTCAGATAGATTTGATAATATCGATGGCATCGCTATTATTGGGATGAGCTGTCGTTTTCCAGGTGCAAAAAATGTTGATGAATTTTGGCAAAATCTGCGAAACGGCACGGAATCAATATCATTATTTTCTGATCAAGAGCTGAAATCAACTGGAGTAGACCTTGCAGCATTAAGCGACCCTGCTTATGTGAAAGCTGGTTTTGTGCTGGAAGATATAGAGTTATTTGACGCCTCTTTTTTTAATTACTCGCCTGGTGAGGCCGAAATCATTGACCCACAACAACGCCTTTTCCTGGAGTGTGCCTGGGAAGCGTTAGAAAATTCTGGCTATGATTCTATGAGTAATGAAGGTCCGATTGGAGTTTATGCCGGTGGGAGTATAAATACTTATTTGAAAAACTTTGTCCCAAGGCCTGAATTAGATAAATCATTGGAGGTTTTTCAAGCGTTGATTGGAAACGACAAAGACTATTTGGCTTCCCGTGTTTCTTACAAATTAAACCTGACAGGTCCAAGCGTTACAATCCAAACTGCCTGCTCCAGTTCATTGGTTGCCGTTCATATGGCCTGCGAAAGCTTGCGAAACCTCGAATGTGACATGGCATTAGCCGGCGGTGTTAGAATATCTATTCCACAAAGAGTCGGCTATTACTATCAAGAGGGTATGGTTTTTTCTCCTGATGGGCATTGTAGAGCTTTTGATGCAAAAGCACGCGGAACTGCTTTTAGCAATGGTGTGGGTATTGTTGTTTTAAAACGACTGGTGAACGCCCTTGAAGACGGAGATTACATTCATGCGGTCATAAAAGGTTCGGCGATTAATAACGACGGGTCGTTTAAGGTTGGCTTTACTGCACCTAGCGGGAAAGGCCAGGAATCTGTGATTACCGAATCTCTTGCTGTAGCCGATATTGAGCCTGAGACAGTCACTTATATAGAGGCACATGGGACCGGAACAGAGCTGGGCGATCCTATTGAAATCAAGAGTCTTAAACAAGTCTTTAGGTCCACTACAAAGAAAAAGGGGTTCTGTGCCATTGGTTCGGTAAAAACAAATATAGGTCATTTAGAACAAGCTGCTGGCGTGGCAAGTTTAATCAAGACCGTCTTAGCTCTCAAGCACAAATTGCTGCCGCCCAGCCTTAACTTTGAACATCCTAATCCAAAAATTGATTTTGAGAACAGTCCTTTTTATGTAAATACCAAACTTTCCAAATGGCAATCCGACAATACTGCCCGCAGGGCAGGAGTCAGTTCCTTTGGCATTGGAGGGACTAATGCACATGTTATTGTCGAAGAATTCAAAGAGAGTAGGACAAAAACATTATCTTATAATTCCAAAATCGATTCTACAGAAACAATACTTCTTTCAGCCAGGAATGAAGAACGACTTAAAGAGTATGCCAAAAGTTTAATAAGTCATCTTAAAATTATTACTAAAGAAAATGAATATAAATTAGATGGGCAACAAGACAATATTCTGGATGACTCCGTAGATAAACCAACGCTTCAAGACATTGCATATACCCTCCAAGTGGGTAGGCAAGATTTTGAAGAGCGTTTAGCGGTGATTGTTAAATCAAAAGAAGAGCTGATTCAAAAGTTAGATGAATATATAAACAACAAAGAGAATATTGAAGGTTTGTATAGAGGGAACATTAATACCAACAAAAATAAGGAATGCAAAATTGGACAATCTAAGGAAGAGAAAGAATTTATTATACAGCTTTTTAATGCACAAAAAATCTCCAAGATAGTAGCTTTCTGGGTAAGTGGGTCTGAAATTGATTGGAGAGGGATTTATAAAAATAAAGATTGCAGACGGGTCCCTCTTCCTACATATCCATTTGCGAGAGAGAGATGCTGGTTAGAAAATACAGAGTTCGGAGTGCAGAGCGCTGGGGGTGGACGAGTGGGATTGGAAGTTATTCACCCTTTACTGCATCTAAACACATCCGACTTATCGGGACAGAGGTTCAGTTCGACCTTTACAGGCCAGGAATTTTTCTTGGTGGACCATGTTGTGAGAGGACATAGGGTCTTGCCTGGTGTGGCTTGTCTTGAGATGGCGCGAGTGGCAGTGAAGCAGGCAGCAGGAGTTTTGGAAGAAGGCCAGGTTGGTATTCTCCTCAAAAACGTAGTTTGGGCCAGGCCTGTTACTGTAGGGGGTCAGCCGTTCCAGGTACATATCGGTCTTTATCCTGAAGAGAACGGAGAGATTACATACGAAATTTACAGTCAGTCTGGTGCGGCCGATGCAATGCCTGTCATATACAGTCAGGGCACTGCTGTGTTCAGTGCTGTTAAAGAAACCCCAAAATTAGACCTCAAGGTCTTGCAGGCTGAGTGCAGTCAACGCAGTCTTTCTGCTAGTCAATGTTACGAAGCCTTCAGGTCGATGGGAATGGACTATGGCCCAGGGCACCAGGGAATTGAAGAGGTATTTGTGGGCAGTGATTCAGTACTGGCAAAGCTGTCTTTGCCTATCTCCGTTTTAGATACTCAGGAACAATTCGTTCTGCATCCCAGTTTGATTGATTCAGCTCTGCAGGCTTCGATCGGCTTGATGATTGACACTGATGATCTGGTTGGGGCGTTCCTTGCGGATGTCCGTGATTCCTCCCTCAAACCGACTCTTCCCTTTGCTCTTCAAGAGCTTGAAATTCTCGATAGCTGCACTTCCGCAATGTGGGCACTACTCAGGCCAAGTGAAGACACGGTGATAGGAAATAAGGCGCAGAAACTCGATATTGATTTGTGTGATGATAATGGGGTAATTTGTGTGCGGATGAAAGGGTTTTCGTTGAGAGTGCTGACAGGAGAAATCAGTGATGGTGGTACTCATTCAATAGGCCCAGGACACACCACTGCAACTGTCGGAACTTTGATACTCAAACCATGCTGGAAAGAACAAACTGTCCCTGAAGAAGCTACAGCACCTGCACTTTCAGAACATCTGGTTATACTTTGTGAAATGGGTGATAGTCTTAAGGCAAGCATCGAAACTCAAATTAATGGGGTGCGTTGTCTTGCCTTGCAATCCAAACAGAAAGGTATTGAGGAACGGTTCCAATCTTATGCTGTCATAGTGTTTGAGGAAATCAAAAGGATCATTAGCGCAAAACATAAAGTGAATGTTTTGGTTCAGATTGTGTTTACTATCCAGGAGGAGCAGCAACTTTTTTCCGGCCTTTCTGGTCTTTTGAGAACTGCCCGGTTGGAGAACCCAACAATTATTGGACAGCTGGTTGGAGTGAGTCCAAGAGAAGTTTGTGAAGGAATCATAGAGAAATTGAAGGAGAACAGCCGGCGACATGTGGATAAGCAGATTTGCTATCAAGGTGGCAAACGTCTTGTTGCCACATGGGGAGAAGTTGAAGCTTTTCCCGGAGAAAAGGTCCCATGGAAAGATCATGGTATCTATCTGATCACGGGTGGCGTGGGAGGTTTGGGGATCATTTTTGCCAGGGAAATTATACAAAAGGTCAAGGATGCAACTCTGGTCCTTACTGGACGATCTCCTTTGGATGAGGATAAACAGGCCAGGCTTAAAGCATTGGAAGTTTCAGGCGCCAGGATAGAATACAAACAGGTAGATGTGACCCAAAAGAACGCGGTTGCGGGGTTAATCCAAAGGATTCGGGAGGATTTTGGAAACCTTCATGGGATCATTCATAGTGCAGGTGTCATTCGAAACAACTTCATCCTGAAAAAAACTAGTGACGAATTGCAGGTAGTTCTGGCACCCAAGGTTACAGGCCTTACAAATCTAGATCGAGCAAGCAAAAATTTACCGCTGGACTTTTTTATCTGCTTTTCTTCTGGTGTGGGAGTTATGGGTAATCCAGGGCAAGCCGATTACGCGACTGCCAACGCTTTTATGGATGCATATGCTAAATATCGTAACCACCTGGTTGCCTCAAAACAGCGCCATGGTCTAACGTTATCCATTAATTGGCCCCTTTGGAAAGAGGGTGGGATGCAAGTCGATGAAACAACTGAGAAAATGATGAAGCAAAGTATAGGGTTGATTGCTATGGATACCAGAGTTGGTGTCCAGGCCTTGTATCAAGGTTTGGCATCAGGTCTGTCTCAAGTGATGGTGATGGAAGGGGAGCTAGAACGACTCCGTGCAACACTCCTTGATCAATCTTTCCGAACAGAAGATTCAGAAACACTTGAGGAAAACAAGTCCGTTCCGGCAATTGAACAGGAATTGCTCCAGGAAAAAACGGCCAACTACTTAGTAAATTTACTTTCTTCCGTCATCAAGCTACCCGCACATCGGTTCGAAATGGAAGCACCGATGGAAAAATACGGGATCGATTCTATTATGGTAATGAAACTGACCATCCAATTGGAAAAAACGTTTGGGTCTTTATCGAAAACATTATTTTTTGAATATCAAAACATAAAGGAACTAAGTAGATATTTCGTTGAATCATACCCTGCGAAACTGGCAGCATTACTGGGAATGGAGGGAAATTCAGAAACAGCCACTACCAAATATAATGATTCGGTAACTGAGAACAATTCTGTAACATCGGCCCTCACTACTCGCAGACGGCCACGTTTCGCGTCCATTCGTGCACCATCTCATGAAGAAAAAGCAACCAATGCTTTAGATATTGCAATCATTGGCCTTTCGGGACGCTATCCGGGTGCGAGAAATATTAACGAGTTTTGGAAAAATCTACGAGATGGCAAGGATTGTATCACCGAAGTCCCAAAAGACCGTTGGGACCATAACCTGTACTTTGATGAAGATAAGAACAAATCGGGAAAAACTTACAGTAAGTGGGGGGGGTTTTTGGAAGGTGTGGACCAATTTGATCCTCTGTTTTTCAATATTTCACCACGGGAAGCAGAAATTATGGACCCCCAGGAGCGTTTATTCCTGGAATGTGTCTTTGAAACCTTAGAAGATGCTGGATATACCCGAGAAGCTCTAGGCATGTACAAAAGCTTTGGTTTGAGAGGTAATGTAGGTATATATGCAGGGGTGATGTACGAAGAGTACCAACTTTACGGAGCAGAAGCAACAATTCAAGGCAGGCCAATCGCCCTTTCAGGGATCCCATCATCGATTGCAAACCGGGTCTCCTATTTTTGTAATTTTCATGGTCCCAGCATGGCTGTAGATACCATGTGTTCTTCCTCTCTGACCACGATTCATCTGGCATGTCAAAGCTTAAAGCAAGGAGACTGCCAGTTTGCGATTGCAGGAGGTGTGAATCTCTCCATTCATCCCAACAAATATCTCCTGTTGGGGCAGAGCAAGTTTGCTTCCAGTAAAGGGAAGTGTGAGAGCTTTGGGCAAGGTGGAGACGGCTATGTTCCTGGAGAAGGCGTTGGGGCAGTGTTGCTTAAACCCCTGTCTAAAGCAATTGCCGATAGGGACCATATTTATGGAGTAATCAAAGCGACTGCGATCAATCATGGTGGAAAAACCAATGGCTATTCCGTCCCTAATCCTAATGCTCAAGCCAGTGTCATTGGACGGGCTTTTAAGGAAGCAGGGATTGATCCAAGGACAGTCAGTTATATGGAAGCGCATGGCACTGGGACTTCCTTAGGTGATCCAATAGAAATCACAGGTTTGAATAAAGCCTTCCAGGAATACACGCAAGACAAACAGTTTTGTGCAATCGGATCAGCAAAGTCGAATATCGGGCATTGTGAGAGTGCGGCTGGTATTTGTGGTGTAACGAAAGTATTGCTGCAACTAAAACATCGTAAGTTAGTGCCTTCACTACATTCTGAGGTGCTGAATCCAAATATTGATTTCGAGAGTACCCCCTTTATAGTCCAACAAAAACTTGCTGAATGGGAACGGCCGGTAGTCTGGACCAATGGAGAAGCCAGGGAATATCCAAGACGGGCAGGCATATCATCCTTTGGCGCGGGAGGGGCGAATGCCCATGTAGTGGTCGAAGAATATGTTCCTGAGAATCAGGAACAGCCACAAATTATGATTAGCTCTCAGGACAGCTTCATTATTGTACTATCGGCAAAAAATGAAGATCGACTTAATGAACAGGTAGTGCAATTATTGGCTGCGATCAGGGAGCAGCAATTCTCTGACCACCACCTGGTTGAGATAGCCTATACTCTTCAGGTTGGACGCGAAGCGATGGAAGAGCGTCTGGCGGTAATTGTGGGGACTGTCAAAGAACTTGAGGAAAAGCTGGAGGGGTTTATTGATGGTAAGGAAGGTATTGAATATATGTATCGAGGTCAGGTTAAACGAAATAAAGAAACATTAGCTGTTTTTGAGGCAGATGGAGAATTGCAGGAAGCCATTAACAAATGGGTTCAACGAGGAAAACTTTCCAAGCTGTCAGATCTTTGGGTCAAGGGCCTGAATTTCGATTGGAACAAACTCTATGGAGATGTCAAACCAAATAGAATCAGTCTGCCAACTTACCCATTTGTGAGGGAACGGTATTGGGTCCCTGAGACAAGGGGAGAGCGGAGTATGGCGAGGGGAGAAGAAATTCAAAGGTTGCATCCTTTGCTCCACCAGAATACTTCTGACTTTTCGGAGCAAAGGTTTAGCTCTACCTTTACTGGTCAAGAGTTTTTTCTGGAGGACCATGTGGTGAAGGGACGGCGTGTTTTACCCGGAGTGGCTTATTTGGAGATGGCACGAGCGGCAGTGACCCGGGCGGCAGGAAATTTGGGTGAAGGTCAGATGGTAGTCCGCCTTAAAGACGTGGTATGGGCCAGACCTGTTACTGTAGGGGAACAGCCGGTCCATGTCCACATCGGGCTTTTTCCTGAAGAGGACGGAATGGTTGCCTATGAGATTTATAGTGTCCCTGAAAATGGTGACGAAGCGCCTGTCGTACACAGTAAGGGAAAGGTGGTGCTGCCCTTCGAAGGAATTCATCCTGAGAGGAACAGAACGACTCAAAATAAAAATTCTGCTGCTGCAGTTACTACATTGGACCTCAATTCCCTGCGGGCTGAGTGCAGCCAGAGAACCCTTTCTTCAAGCCAATGCTATAAAACTTTCAGGGCAATGGGGATCGACTATGGTCCTGGACACCAGGGGATTGAAGTGGTATATGTGGGCCATAATAAGGTATTGGCAAAGTTGTTTTTGCCATCCGAAGTCTCTGACACGGCGGACCAATTTGTCCTGCATCCCAGTTTGATGGACTGCGCCTTGCAGGCGTCGATAGGTTTAATGAACGGTCCCGGGAATTCACCTGGCATCAAGGATAGCCTTAAACTAGCTCTGCCCTTTGCTTTGAAAGAGCTTGAAATTTTTAGCAGTTGCACGTCCACGATGTGGGCATTGATTCGATACAGTGACGGTAGCGCAACAGGAGATAAGGTACAGAAACTCTATATAGATTTATGTGATGAAGCCGGGAAGGTTTGTGTGCGGATGAAAGAATTTTCATCGAGAGTGCTTGAAGGAGATTTTCAAACCAATGATGTGTCAAAAGCAGCCTCCACCGAAACGTACACCGGACCACTAGTTGGTTCCATCATGCTGACACCCGTATGGGATGTAGTCTCAGTAGAGAAGGGGCAGGCTTTCCTATCATCAACAGATAAGGTTGTGATAGTTGGCGGAAATAAAAAGAACAGGAGTGCTATCAGGCAATATTGTCCCCAAGCGCGTTTATTGGAAATTCATTTCAAGGATAGCATAGATACAATAGCTAAAAAGCTAGCAGTCTATAGTACCATCGATCATATTCTGTGGATTGCTCCTCATAATTCTTTGGAATCCCTGACAGAAGAAACCTTAATTGAAGAGCAGGGCCAGGGTGTTCTCCTATGTTTCCGAATGGTTAAGGCACTGCTTCTCGCAGGTTATGGGACAAAGGATTTAGGCTGTAGTTTTTTCACCATACAGACCCAACCTGTCCATAAGAACGATTTGGTGGATCCTGCCCATGCCAGTATCCATGGGTTGATTGGTTCCATGGCAAAAGAGTACCCAAATTGGAAGGTACGGCTTTTTGATCTGGAAGGCGGTTGTAATTGGCCGCTCACTGACATTTTTTCTCTTCCTGCAGACCCTCAGGGGAATGCCTGGATCTATCGGGGTGGAGAGTGGTATCGGCAACAGTTGATTTCATTCCATTGCGACTCATTGGATCAAACATTGTATAAGAGTGGAGGCGTGTACGTAGTGGTAGGAGGTGCCGGTGGGATTGGAGAAGCTTGGAGTGAATATATGATACGCACCTATCAAGCACGGGTAATTTGGATTGGCCGACGACAGAAGGATGCAACTATTCAATCCAAATTGGATAAGCTGGCTGTCTTGGGTCCCGTTCCTCATTACATTGCAGCGGACGCGACCGATCTTAAAGCGCTACAGCAAGCGTATGGAGAAATTAAACAGAGATTTTCACAGATTCATGGAGTAATTCATTCGGCGATTGTCTTGTTGGACCAAAGCCTGGCAAATATGGAAGAAGAACGGTTCCAAGCAGGTCTGTCGGCTAAGGTTGATGTGAGTGTACGTATAGCTCAGGTTTTTCAAAAGGAACCCCTGGATTTTGTACTCTTTTTTTCTTCCATGATTGGGTTTTTAAAAAATCCGGGACAAAGCAACTATGCTTCTGGTTGTACATTCAAAGATGCTTTTGCGCACCAACTCTCCAGAAAATGGCCATGTGCTGTAAAAATAATTAACTGGGGATATTGGGGAAGTATCGGGATTGTTGCTTCTAAAGTTTATCATGATCGAATGGCCCGTGAAGGCATTGGTTCCATTGAGCCCCCAGAAGCCATGGAAGCTTTGGAAACACTACTTGCCGGACCTGTGGACCAAATTGCGCTTTTGAAAACTTTGGGACCTCTGGTTATGGAAGGCATGAATCCAGAAGAACATATCACCCTCTATCCAGAAAAGCTTCTCTCAAATATTCAGAATATGCAGAAACCTATTCCAAAACAAGACGTACAAGTACAACAAATTAAATCAAAAGTTACTTTGCAAACGAAGGAGATGGACACGCTTCTTAGCAGACTGTTATGGGCTCAATTGCTGTCCACAGGGTTGTTTGAGCAAAAAAACTCACCAATAGCTGACCTTAACACAAAAGGTGGCATGCGTGATTTTTATAATAGGTGGCTTGAAGAAAGTATAGCGATTTTGGCGAGAAAAAATTATCTCAAGCTTGATAGAGAGTCATGCACTGTGGTCGATACGACTCCCATGGATGTAAATGCCGTATGGACAGAGTGGGATCTGAAAAAGGGTCTTTGGATCGATGATCCCAACATGAAAGCCATGGCGGTTTTAGTAGAGGCGACACTGCGAGCTTTGCCGGAAATTCTTACTGGTAAACGACTTGCCACGGACATCCTATTTCCAAATTCTTCCATGGAATTGGTCGAAGGGATATACAAATACAACCCGGTTGCAGATTACTTTAATGGAGCGCTTGCTGATATTGCGGTTACTTATATTCAAGAGCGCCTTAGACAGGATTCATCTGCACAAATCCGAATTCTGGAAATTGGTGCTGGCACTGGAGGGACCAGCACCATGATCTTTCCAAAACTTCAGTTCTTTAAGGAACATATTCAAGAATATTGTTATACGGACATCTCCAAAGCTTTTTTAATGTATGCGGAAAAAGAGTATGGCCAAAAGAACCCCTATTTGGCCTATAAAATATTTGATGTGGAAGCGCCTATTGCTAAACAAGACATTAGTGCAGGCGGCTATGATATAGCTGTTGCTACCAATGTTTTACATGCAACCAAAAATATTAGACAAACTTTACGTAACGCCAAAGCCGCTTTAAAGACCAATGGTTTGCTTCTATTAAATGAGTTGAGTCGCAATACCTTGTTTAGTCACCTGACATTTGGTCTATTAGAGGGATGGTGGTTGTACGAAGATCCAATGCTACGCATTCCAGGATGTCCTGTATTATCTTCAGAATCGTGGCAATCAGTATTGGAAAGTGAAGGGTTTCAGTCGGTCATGTTTCCGGCTAGAGAGAAACATGATTTGGGTCAGCAAATTATTATTGCTGAAAGTGATGGGGTCGTTAGACAAAAGAGGCCGCTTAAACTGAGAGAAACGCCCGTGAAACAACCATCTATAACTCAAAATAAGCATCTCAACTTACAGAAAACAAAAGTACTGAGCAAAGGAGCTGATGTGACCGGTCAAATGATTGAGGACCATGTGAGGATGGTCATTCGAGAGAGTATAGCAAAAGCGTTAAAAATGGAAGAGGGACAAATCCAGGATGATCAAAGTTTTGCAGAATATGGAGTAGATTCTATTATAGCGGTAAATTTAGTAAATTTAATCAGCAAACGATGTAATATTACCTTGCAAACAACAATCTTGTTTGATTACAATAATGTAGACCAGCTACTACAGTATATTACTCAAAAACATGAATCTACTTTGACTTTATTCTTACAGGAGAATGTGCCTGTTTTAGAAGAAGCGGATGTAGGGTCTCAGAGAGAAGAAATAACTGTTGCTCAGGAAAAGCGTCATACCTCTCATCGCTTCAATCGAAAATGGCAAAGAAATCGATTTTCTCCTTTTGATCCTTCCGATCGGGAAGTGCAGATACTTGTAAAATCATTATCATTAAATTCTGGGGATATACATGTGAAAGATTTATATCCTGATAATAATATGCCTGATTATCCTCTTACTACAGGTTTTGGAATATCAGGGACAGTTATAAAGACAGGTAGAGATGTAACCAGGGTTAAAACTAAAGATGCGGTGATAGGTCTAACAAGTAAAATTCTGGACGGGCAAAGTTCTATTGCAAATGTTGATGAGGGTATGGTTATTAAAAAGCCTGAAAACATCACTTTTGAGGAAGCGTGTACATTGCCTGTTGATTTTCTTTCAATATATTATGCTTTTGAACATACTGAAATACAACCAGGGGAAAAGATCTTAATTCTTACTTCCTCAGTCAATACGGGGCTCATGGCTGTTCATCTGGCATTGTTAAAAGAAGCTGATATTTATATTTCTGTTGATTCACAGGAAAAACTGGATTATTTAAAGGATATGGGGGTCAAACACCTTATCAATTATTCTGAAGATGATTTTGAAAAAGGAATTTTAGAGCTTACTGGTAATAGCAAGGTTGATACGATTATTAGTTCTTTTGAAAAAGTGAGTACGAATATTATGAATGTCTTGGTAGATGATGGCAAATTTGTTGAAATCAAATAA